The Paraburkholderia acidisoli genome contains a region encoding:
- a CDS encoding Zn-dependent hydrolase gives MKDLLQIDGPRLWASLMEMARIGATAGGGVRRLALTEEDRRGRELFARWCHEAGMTTWTDEVGNLFARREGDDAHAAPVMMGSHLDTQPEGGRFDGVYGVLAALEVVRALNDANARTAKPIEICSWTNEEGARFTPAMLGSAVFAGAMTLDDALARTDADGVTLAQALDTSGANAMTGTRAVQGVQVDAYFEAHIEQGPILEANRNTIGVVTGGQAIRWFDVNVTGVAAHAGTTPMRYRKDAWFGAAQMSLDLERAMARYAPLGLVTIGQAQIANSSRNTIAANLTFTVDLRHPDDAQLDAMEQDLRAVCAAAAASRELNATVTQVWSSPATPFDTQCVALVEQATQRFGYPHERIVSGAGHDAIHLARYCPTAMVFIPCVDGLSHNEAEDALPADVTAGANVLLNAVAARAGAYVAAPAHA, from the coding sequence ATGAAAGACCTGTTGCAGATCGACGGCCCGCGCCTGTGGGCGAGCCTCATGGAAATGGCGCGCATTGGCGCGACGGCGGGCGGCGGCGTGCGCCGCCTCGCGCTCACCGAGGAAGACCGGCGCGGCCGCGAACTGTTCGCGCGCTGGTGCCACGAAGCGGGCATGACGACGTGGACCGACGAAGTGGGCAATCTGTTCGCGCGCCGCGAAGGCGACGACGCGCACGCCGCGCCCGTGATGATGGGCAGCCATCTCGACACACAGCCCGAAGGCGGCCGCTTCGACGGCGTGTACGGCGTGCTCGCCGCGCTCGAAGTCGTGCGCGCGCTGAACGACGCCAACGCGCGCACGGCGAAGCCGATCGAAATCTGTTCGTGGACCAACGAAGAGGGCGCGCGCTTCACGCCCGCGATGCTCGGCTCGGCGGTGTTCGCGGGCGCGATGACGCTCGACGACGCGCTCGCGCGCACCGACGCCGACGGCGTGACGCTGGCGCAAGCGCTCGACACGAGCGGCGCGAACGCCATGACCGGCACGCGCGCCGTGCAAGGCGTGCAGGTGGATGCGTACTTCGAGGCGCACATCGAGCAAGGCCCCATTCTGGAGGCGAACCGGAACACCATCGGCGTGGTCACGGGCGGCCAGGCGATCCGCTGGTTCGACGTCAACGTGACGGGCGTGGCCGCGCACGCGGGCACGACGCCCATGCGTTATCGCAAGGACGCGTGGTTCGGCGCGGCGCAGATGTCGCTCGATCTCGAACGCGCGATGGCGCGCTACGCGCCGCTCGGCCTCGTGACGATCGGCCAGGCGCAGATCGCCAATTCGTCGCGCAACACGATCGCCGCGAACCTCACGTTCACCGTCGACTTGCGTCATCCCGACGACGCGCAACTCGACGCGATGGAGCAAGATTTGCGCGCCGTGTGCGCGGCCGCGGCCGCATCGCGCGAACTGAACGCGACGGTCACGCAGGTCTGGAGCAGCCCGGCCACGCCGTTCGATACGCAGTGCGTCGCGCTCGTCGAACAGGCCACGCAGCGCTTTGGCTACCCGCACGAACGCATCGTGAGCGGCGCGGGCCACGACGCCATCCATCTCGCGCGTTATTGCCCCACGGCGATGGTGTTCATCCCTTGCGTGGACGGGCTCTCGCACAACGAAGCCGAGGACGCCTTGCCCGCCGACGTCACCGCGGGCGCGAACGTGCTGCTCAACGCCGTCGCGGCGCGCGCGGGCGCGTACGTCGCGGCGCCCGCGCACGCGTAA
- a CDS encoding DMT family transporter, whose protein sequence is MKARETQGMLLGLVGVMIFSLTLPMTRIVVAEFNPLLNGLGRALAAAVPAALLLAIRREKRPTWRQVKSLAVVSLGVIVAYPVFSAWAMKSVPASHGAIVNGLQPLAVAIYAAWLSHERPSKAFWASALIGSALVVAFALHAGGGALHAGDGWMLVAVGIGALGYAEGARVARELGGWQVICWALVLSAPFLALPVGWLAWAHHVAHPGPVALKTWLAFGYVTLFSQFLGFFAWYAGLAMGGTARVGQVQLLQIFFTMAFSALCFGEAVAPSAWLYAAAVIATVMIGRRAAIRTAPVPVRA, encoded by the coding sequence ATGAAAGCACGCGAAACCCAGGGCATGCTGCTCGGTCTCGTCGGCGTGATGATCTTCAGTCTCACGCTGCCGATGACGCGCATCGTCGTCGCCGAATTCAATCCGCTCCTGAACGGCCTCGGGCGCGCGCTCGCCGCCGCCGTGCCGGCCGCGCTGCTGCTCGCGATCCGTCGTGAAAAGCGCCCCACGTGGCGCCAGGTGAAGAGCCTCGCCGTGGTGTCGCTGGGCGTGATCGTCGCGTATCCGGTGTTTTCCGCCTGGGCGATGAAGAGCGTGCCCGCCTCGCATGGCGCCATCGTCAACGGGTTGCAGCCGCTCGCCGTGGCGATCTACGCGGCGTGGCTCTCGCACGAGCGGCCGTCGAAGGCGTTCTGGGCGAGCGCGCTGATTGGCAGCGCGCTGGTCGTGGCGTTCGCGCTGCACGCCGGCGGCGGCGCCCTGCACGCGGGCGACGGCTGGATGCTCGTGGCGGTCGGCATCGGCGCGCTCGGTTACGCAGAAGGCGCGCGCGTCGCCCGCGAACTGGGCGGCTGGCAGGTGATCTGCTGGGCGCTCGTGCTCTCGGCGCCGTTCCTCGCGCTGCCGGTGGGCTGGCTCGCGTGGGCGCATCACGTGGCGCATCCAGGCCCGGTCGCGCTCAAGACCTGGCTCGCGTTCGGCTACGTCACGCTGTTCTCGCAGTTCCTCGGCTTCTTCGCGTGGTACGCGGGGCTCGCCATGGGCGGCACGGCGCGCGTTGGCCAGGTGCAACTGCTGCAGATTTTCTTCACGATGGCGTTCTCGGCGCTCTGCTTCGGCGAAGCGGTCGCCCCCTCGGCATGGCTCTACGCGGCCGCCGTGATCGCCACGGTGATGATCGGCCGGCGCGCCGCGATCCGCACGGCGCCCGTGCCGGTGCGCGCTTGA
- a CDS encoding PhzF family phenazine biosynthesis protein, with the protein MTQSSVRFKQVDVFTSVPFKGNPLAVVFDADALSGDAMQAIARWTNLSETAFLLAPTNPSADYRVRIFTTKGELPFAGHPTLGTAHAFLESGRAPRTPGRLVQECGAGLVELAQSEPAHQGAWSFAAPPARMTPLATAHHDALRAALRSDAIDFTATPTGVDNGAPWLVVRLDSAHAVLALDVDYDALATIAETVGAHGLAAYAPHDANGPATFEVRCLMTGLGKGEDPVTGSANAAIAMLLAQQNARPGTGYTVRQGTALGRDGRVHVAYDDAAGKIWIGGEAVTIVDGTCRLA; encoded by the coding sequence ATGACCCAGTCCAGCGTCCGTTTCAAGCAGGTCGACGTATTCACGTCCGTGCCCTTCAAGGGCAATCCGCTCGCCGTGGTGTTCGACGCCGACGCCTTGAGCGGCGACGCGATGCAGGCCATCGCGCGCTGGACCAATCTCTCCGAAACCGCGTTCCTGCTCGCGCCCACGAACCCGAGCGCCGACTATCGCGTGCGCATCTTCACCACCAAAGGCGAGTTGCCGTTCGCGGGCCATCCGACACTCGGCACGGCGCACGCCTTTCTCGAAAGCGGCCGCGCGCCGCGCACACCCGGCCGGCTCGTGCAGGAATGCGGCGCGGGTCTCGTCGAACTCGCGCAGAGCGAGCCGGCGCACCAGGGCGCCTGGTCGTTCGCCGCGCCGCCCGCGCGCATGACGCCCCTCGCCACCGCGCACCACGACGCGTTGCGCGCGGCGCTGCGCTCGGACGCCATCGACTTCACGGCCACGCCCACGGGCGTCGACAACGGTGCGCCGTGGCTCGTCGTGCGGCTCGACTCGGCGCACGCGGTGCTCGCGCTCGACGTCGACTACGACGCGCTCGCGACGATCGCCGAAACGGTGGGCGCGCACGGGCTCGCGGCCTATGCGCCGCACGACGCGAACGGCCCCGCGACCTTCGAGGTGCGGTGCCTGATGACAGGCCTCGGCAAAGGCGAGGACCCGGTGACGGGCAGCGCGAACGCGGCCATCGCCATGCTGCTCGCGCAGCAGAATGCGCGTCCGGGCACCGGCTACACGGTGCGCCAGGGCACCGCGCTCGGCCGCGACGGCCGCGTGCACGTTGCCTACGACGACGCGGCGGGCAAGATCTGGATCGGCGGCGAGGCGGTGACGATCGTCGACGGAACCTGCCGGCTCGCCTAA
- a CDS encoding RidA family protein: MADTNVYDRLKALGIELPQAGAPAAAYVMSAQSGNTVYLSGHIAKKDGKVWAGKLGESLTTEDGKAAARGVAIDLLATLHAHVGDLNKVKRIVKLMSLVNSTLTFTEQHVVTNGASELIADVFGEKGKHARSAFGVAQIPLGACVEIELIAEVE, encoded by the coding sequence ATGGCTGACACGAACGTCTACGACCGTCTCAAGGCGCTCGGCATCGAGCTGCCGCAAGCCGGCGCGCCCGCTGCCGCCTACGTGATGAGCGCGCAAAGCGGCAACACGGTGTACCTCTCGGGCCACATCGCGAAGAAGGACGGCAAGGTCTGGGCCGGCAAGCTCGGCGAGTCGCTCACGACCGAAGACGGCAAGGCCGCGGCGCGCGGCGTCGCGATCGACCTGCTCGCCACGCTGCACGCGCACGTGGGCGACCTCAACAAGGTCAAGCGCATCGTCAAACTCATGAGCCTCGTGAACTCGACGCTCACGTTCACGGAACAGCACGTGGTGACGAACGGCGCGTCGGAACTGATCGCCGATGTGTTCGGCGAGAAGGGCAAGCATGCGCGCTCGGCGTTCGGCGTCGCGCAGATTCCGCTCGGCGCGTGCGTCGAGATCGAGTTGATCGCCGAAGTCGAATAA
- a CDS encoding aminotransferase-like domain-containing protein, translating into MSSVPLDQIPAPHDAATLTLVDQLVQWGRRRIEERVFRPGMRMPSIRKLALDKGVSRFTVVEAYERLVAQGYLDSRRGSGFYVRERLAIVPSGERPLNAGAQANAGTPAPTTIDVVWLLRNMLHTSTRPEKGPGLGYLPPRWLDGELLTGAMRSLGRQSGTQWLGFGSPQGFLPLRQQLQTRLAELEIGATPEQIVLVSGITQAIDLLARLYVQPGDTVIVGDPAWFQMFGRFASQGARLVGMPYTPDGPDLDALEALVETWRPKMLVINSVLQNPTGTSLTAAQAFRILRLAEQYDFIVVEDDIYGDLCPTGYPATRLASLDQLRRVIYLGSFSKTLAPNLRVGYIACAADVAQAVADQKMLVGMTSPELNERVLYRVLTEGHYRRHVERLRARLDTVRDKAARMLERAGCRLFLAQGAGMFLWVDTGVDADALTAAGHEAGFLLAPGSLFSPHQSPTTWMRFNIANCGDPALPALLGDYLERVARAPK; encoded by the coding sequence ATGTCGTCCGTTCCGCTCGACCAGATTCCCGCGCCGCACGACGCGGCCACGCTCACGCTCGTCGATCAGCTCGTGCAGTGGGGCCGCCGCCGGATCGAGGAACGCGTGTTCCGGCCCGGCATGCGCATGCCGTCCATCCGCAAGCTCGCGCTCGACAAAGGCGTGTCGCGCTTCACCGTGGTCGAGGCGTATGAACGGCTGGTCGCGCAGGGCTATCTGGATTCGCGGCGCGGTTCGGGGTTCTACGTGCGCGAACGGCTCGCGATCGTGCCGAGCGGCGAGCGGCCGCTGAACGCGGGCGCGCAGGCCAATGCCGGCACGCCCGCGCCGACCACCATCGACGTGGTCTGGCTGCTGCGCAACATGCTGCACACCTCCACGCGCCCGGAAAAAGGGCCGGGCCTCGGCTATCTGCCGCCGCGCTGGCTCGACGGCGAACTGCTGACGGGCGCGATGCGCTCGCTCGGCCGCCAGAGCGGCACGCAGTGGCTCGGCTTCGGCTCGCCGCAGGGCTTTCTGCCGCTGCGCCAGCAACTGCAAACGCGGCTCGCGGAACTCGAGATCGGCGCGACGCCCGAGCAGATCGTGCTCGTCTCCGGCATCACGCAGGCCATCGACCTGCTCGCGCGGCTTTACGTGCAGCCCGGCGACACGGTGATCGTCGGCGACCCGGCGTGGTTCCAGATGTTCGGGCGCTTCGCCTCGCAGGGCGCGCGGCTCGTGGGCATGCCGTACACGCCCGACGGCCCGGACCTCGACGCGCTCGAGGCGCTGGTCGAGACCTGGCGGCCGAAGATGCTCGTCATCAACTCGGTGCTGCAAAACCCCACCGGCACCTCGCTCACGGCCGCGCAGGCGTTTCGCATCCTGCGGCTCGCCGAGCAATACGATTTCATCGTCGTCGAGGACGACATCTACGGCGACCTGTGCCCGACCGGTTATCCGGCCACGCGCCTCGCGAGCCTCGACCAGCTGCGCCGCGTGATCTATCTGGGCAGCTTTTCGAAGACGCTCGCGCCGAACCTGCGCGTGGGCTATATCGCGTGCGCGGCCGATGTGGCGCAGGCCGTGGCCGACCAGAAGATGCTGGTCGGCATGACGAGTCCCGAGCTGAACGAGCGCGTGCTGTACCGCGTGCTCACGGAAGGGCACTACCGGCGTCACGTGGAGCGGCTGCGCGCGCGGCTCGACACGGTGCGCGACAAGGCCGCGCGCATGCTGGAGCGGGCGGGCTGCCGGCTCTTTCTGGCGCAGGGCGCGGGCATGTTCCTGTGGGTCGACACGGGCGTGGACGCCGACGCGCTCACGGCCGCCGGCCACGAGGCGGGCTTTTTGCTCGCTCCCGGCAGCCTGTTCTCTCCGCACCAGTCGCCGACCACGTGGATGCGCTTCAATATCGCCAATTGCGGCGATCCGGCCTTGCCCGCGCTGCTCGGCGATTATCTGGAGCGCGTCGCGCGCGCGCCGAAATGA
- a CDS encoding bifunctional diguanylate cyclase/phosphodiesterase, whose translation MNPPRGPFSRETALRGTTGPAYTRPRALLAIPLLGVLVLILLWAVIFTRLSVEKEATMREASASAAILSAALEQHTVKAIHQVDQITRFVKYEFEKSPENFNLSSTVEKGVVQSDSLVQVSLIDEHGKLIANTADPKPKPIDLSDREHFKVHEHENDDQLYISKPVLGRVSGHWTLQMTRRLNHADGSFAGVVVVSEDPSYFTSDFYNNAAIGRDGVIAVISDTGAVLARRTGSADHVDGAFSASGTYPISEHVSGTYADPIDHVTRIVSYRHIDGYPLAVLVGLSQAEEFADYNHTRDVYLMMATFISLAMLSFFAVATGLIGKLLGREREMSQLVQYDLLTGLPNRYATLQRLRHEVSQPGNLGRLAILFIDLDNFKTVNDTLGHNAGDIVLQMSAARLADAVGGAGTLARIGGDEFVVIVKGDDIEKRAIALAEATNAAFTHPFDVRGSAFVLHASTGIALFAVAHESEIDLLKKADLAMYAAKEAGRNCFRFYSPQLAHRADHLMKWEQQLRVALAENQLFLAYQPKIDLRRRCITGFEALVRWNHPQYGLIPAGEFIPVAESTGLIVPVGDFVIRTACAQLAQWQQQGYETLTLAINISAVQFWRGDLYETIALAIEETGIAAHRLELEITETAMMEYPELVSEKIFALKRLGVRVALDDFGTGYSSLSYLNRFAVDTLKVDRSFVQAIPADRSVCVMVSAIVNLARSLGLTVVVEGTETEEQIAWLSALGPIEAQGFLFSRPVPVEGVAALIERFGVCSGAPAAPTSTLNDRNERLSDAPHSR comes from the coding sequence ATGAACCCGCCACGCGGCCCCTTCTCGCGCGAAACCGCGCTGCGCGGCACGACCGGTCCGGCCTACACGCGCCCGCGCGCGCTGCTCGCCATCCCCCTGCTCGGCGTGCTCGTGCTCATCCTGTTGTGGGCGGTGATCTTCACGCGTCTTTCCGTCGAGAAAGAAGCGACCATGCGCGAGGCATCGGCGTCGGCGGCCATTCTTTCGGCGGCGCTCGAACAGCACACGGTGAAGGCGATCCATCAGGTCGACCAGATCACGCGCTTCGTGAAATACGAATTCGAAAAGTCGCCGGAAAACTTCAATCTGTCGAGCACGGTCGAGAAAGGCGTGGTACAGAGCGATTCGCTCGTGCAGGTCTCGCTGATCGACGAGCACGGCAAGCTCATCGCCAATACCGCCGACCCGAAACCGAAGCCCATCGATCTGTCGGATCGCGAGCACTTCAAGGTTCACGAGCACGAGAACGACGACCAGCTCTACATCAGCAAGCCGGTGCTCGGGCGGGTCTCGGGTCACTGGACCTTGCAGATGACGCGCCGCCTCAATCACGCGGACGGCTCGTTCGCGGGCGTCGTGGTGGTCTCCGAAGACCCGAGTTATTTCACGAGCGACTTCTACAACAACGCGGCCATCGGCCGTGACGGCGTGATCGCCGTGATCTCGGACACGGGCGCCGTGCTCGCGCGCCGCACCGGCAGCGCCGACCACGTGGACGGCGCGTTCTCGGCGAGCGGCACCTATCCGATCTCGGAGCACGTTTCGGGCACCTACGCCGACCCGATCGATCACGTCACGCGCATCGTGTCGTACCGGCATATCGACGGCTATCCGCTCGCGGTGCTGGTCGGTCTTTCGCAGGCCGAAGAATTCGCCGACTACAACCACACGCGCGACGTCTACCTGATGATGGCGACGTTCATCTCGCTCGCCATGCTGTCGTTCTTCGCCGTGGCCACGGGCTTGATCGGCAAGCTGCTCGGGCGCGAGCGCGAGATGTCGCAACTCGTGCAGTACGACCTGCTCACGGGGCTGCCCAATCGTTACGCCACGCTGCAAAGGCTGCGCCACGAAGTCTCGCAGCCCGGCAATCTCGGGCGCCTCGCGATTCTCTTCATCGACCTCGACAACTTCAAGACCGTCAACGACACGCTCGGCCACAACGCCGGCGACATCGTGCTGCAAATGAGCGCCGCGCGGCTCGCCGACGCCGTGGGCGGCGCGGGCACGCTCGCGCGCATCGGCGGCGACGAGTTCGTGGTGATCGTGAAAGGCGACGACATCGAGAAGCGCGCCATCGCGCTGGCCGAGGCCACCAACGCCGCCTTCACGCATCCGTTCGACGTGCGCGGCAGCGCGTTCGTGCTGCACGCGAGCACCGGCATCGCGCTGTTCGCCGTGGCGCACGAAAGCGAAATCGACCTGCTCAAGAAGGCCGACCTCGCGATGTACGCCGCGAAGGAAGCGGGCCGCAACTGCTTCCGCTTCTACTCGCCGCAACTCGCGCATCGCGCCGACCATTTGATGAAATGGGAGCAGCAGCTCCGCGTGGCGCTGGCCGAGAACCAGCTCTTTCTCGCCTATCAGCCGAAGATCGATTTGCGCCGCCGCTGCATCACGGGCTTCGAGGCGCTGGTGCGCTGGAATCATCCGCAATACGGTCTGATTCCCGCGGGCGAGTTCATTCCCGTGGCCGAATCCACCGGCCTGATCGTGCCCGTGGGCGACTTCGTGATCCGCACGGCGTGCGCGCAACTCGCGCAGTGGCAGCAACAAGGCTACGAAACCCTCACGCTCGCGATCAATATTTCAGCGGTGCAGTTCTGGCGCGGCGACCTCTACGAAACCATCGCGCTCGCGATCGAGGAAACCGGCATTGCCGCGCACCGGCTCGAACTGGAGATCACCGAAACGGCGATGATGGAGTACCCGGAACTCGTGTCCGAGAAGATCTTCGCGTTGAAGCGGCTGGGCGTGCGCGTCGCGCTCGACGACTTTGGCACCGGCTATTCTTCGCTTTCATATCTGAACCGCTTCGCCGTGGATACGCTCAAGGTCGACCGCTCGTTCGTGCAGGCCATTCCCGCCGACCGCAGTGTCTGCGTGATGGTCTCGGCCATCGTCAATCTCGCGCGCTCGCTCGGGCTCACGGTGGTCGTGGAAGGCACGGAAACCGAGGAGCAGATCGCGTGGCTTTCCGCACTCGGGCCGATCGAGGCGCAGGGCTTCCTGTTCTCGCGCCCCGTGCCCGTGGAAGGCGTGGCCGCGCTGATCGAGCGCTTCGGCGTATGCAGCGGCGCGCCCGCCGCCCCCACCAGCACGCTCAACGACCGCAACGAACGCCTGAGCGACGCGCCGCATTCGCGCTGA
- a CDS encoding aminotransferase-like domain-containing protein, producing MDQSDIKAAPAWQLSERAIKLTSSAIREILKVTERPEVISFAGGLPAPASFPVEEMRAAADRILRDEAIGALQYSATEGYMPLREWIAARHSGNGVTIRPSQVLITTGSQQALDLIGKVLVSPGKPILVETPTYLGALQSFSLYEPSYVQVPTDESGLIPEALTPELTAGARLLYAIPNFQNPTGRRLPLERRKALAAFAQSAPFPVIEDDPYGALDYAGQPLPTLLSMAPEHIVHLGSFSKVLAPGLRVGYIIAPEDLHFKLVQAKQATDLHTPSFTQRIVYEVVKNGFLDTHIPKVRALYRDQCDAMLDSLKRNMPEGVSWNRPEGGMFVWVTLPANVDSMKLLEEAVAQNVAFVPGAPFFAEEPQHNKLRLSFVTVPPAKIEEGVSKLAALIRARL from the coding sequence ATGGACCAGAGCGATATCAAGGCCGCGCCCGCGTGGCAACTGTCCGAGCGCGCCATCAAGCTGACCAGCTCGGCGATTCGCGAGATCCTGAAGGTCACCGAACGCCCGGAAGTCATTTCGTTCGCGGGCGGCCTGCCCGCGCCGGCGAGCTTTCCCGTCGAGGAAATGCGCGCCGCCGCCGACCGCATCCTGCGCGACGAGGCCATCGGCGCACTTCAGTACAGCGCGACGGAAGGCTATATGCCGCTGCGCGAATGGATCGCCGCGCGCCACTCGGGCAACGGCGTGACCATCCGCCCCTCGCAGGTGCTCATCACCACGGGCTCGCAGCAGGCGCTCGACCTGATCGGCAAGGTGCTGGTCTCGCCGGGCAAGCCCATTCTCGTGGAAACGCCCACCTATCTGGGCGCGCTGCAGTCGTTCTCGCTCTATGAGCCGAGCTACGTGCAAGTGCCCACGGATGAATCCGGCCTGATCCCCGAAGCGCTCACGCCCGAACTCACGGCCGGCGCGCGTCTGCTTTACGCGATCCCGAACTTCCAGAATCCCACGGGCCGCCGCCTGCCGCTCGAACGCCGCAAGGCGCTCGCCGCGTTCGCGCAGAGCGCACCGTTCCCGGTGATCGAAGACGATCCCTACGGCGCGCTCGACTACGCGGGCCAGCCGCTGCCCACGCTGCTCTCCATGGCGCCCGAGCACATCGTGCATCTCGGCTCGTTCTCGAAGGTGCTGGCGCCGGGTCTGCGCGTGGGCTACATCATCGCCCCCGAAGATCTGCACTTCAAGCTCGTGCAGGCCAAGCAGGCCACCGACCTGCACACGCCGAGCTTCACGCAGCGCATCGTCTACGAGGTCGTCAAGAACGGCTTCCTCGACACGCATATCCCGAAGGTGCGCGCGCTCTATCGCGACCAGTGCGACGCGATGCTCGACTCGCTCAAGCGCAACATGCCCGAAGGCGTGAGCTGGAATCGCCCCGAAGGCGGCATGTTCGTGTGGGTGACGCTGCCCGCGAACGTCGACAGCATGAAGCTGCTCGAAGAAGCCGTTGCGCAGAACGTGGCCTTCGTGCCCGGCGCGCCGTTCTTCGCGGAAGAGCCGCAGCACAACAAGCTGCGCCTCTCGTTCGTGACGGTGCCGCCCGCGAAGATCGAGGAAGGCGTCTCGAAGCTGGCCGCGCTGATTCGCGCGCGCCTCTGA
- a CDS encoding histone deacetylase family protein has protein sequence MKTWFHPEQLLHHPRSYLSRGQMREPQEVPERAARLVKAAQSLGFAVNAPADFGTAPLAAVHDMNYLRFLEEAHAQWKRMPDDWGDEVMSNVFVREPNPLRGVLAQAARYLADGSCPVGANTWRAAYWSAQSALAAAACVNAGERESYALSRPPGHHARRDAAGGFCYLNNAAIAAQSLRSRFPRVAILDTDMHHGQGVQEIFYGRDDVLYVSIHGDPTNFYPVVAGYEEERGAGEGEGYNVNLPMPHGSSEAVFFDNVDAALRVLRRFQPDALVLALGFDIYKDDPQSKVAVSTEGFGRLGEKIGALDLPSVIVQEGGYHLDSLEANARAFFSGFARPRSQAR, from the coding sequence ATGAAGACGTGGTTCCATCCCGAGCAATTGCTGCATCACCCGCGCAGCTATCTGTCGCGCGGCCAGATGCGCGAACCGCAGGAGGTGCCCGAGCGCGCCGCGCGCCTCGTCAAGGCCGCGCAGTCGCTCGGTTTCGCCGTGAACGCGCCCGCCGACTTCGGCACCGCGCCGCTCGCCGCCGTGCACGACATGAACTATCTGCGCTTTCTCGAGGAGGCGCACGCGCAGTGGAAGCGCATGCCCGACGACTGGGGCGACGAAGTGATGTCGAACGTGTTCGTGCGCGAGCCGAATCCGCTGCGCGGCGTGCTCGCGCAGGCGGCGCGCTATCTCGCGGACGGCAGCTGCCCGGTGGGCGCGAACACGTGGCGCGCGGCCTACTGGTCGGCGCAAAGCGCGCTCGCGGCGGCGGCGTGCGTGAACGCGGGCGAGCGCGAATCGTATGCGCTGAGCCGGCCGCCCGGCCATCACGCGCGGCGCGACGCGGCAGGCGGGTTCTGCTATCTGAACAACGCGGCCATCGCAGCGCAGTCGCTGCGCAGCCGTTTCCCGCGTGTGGCGATTCTCGACACCGACATGCATCACGGCCAGGGCGTGCAGGAAATTTTCTACGGCCGCGACGACGTGCTCTATGTCTCGATCCACGGCGACCCGACCAACTTCTATCCCGTGGTGGCGGGCTACGAGGAAGAGCGCGGCGCGGGCGAGGGCGAAGGCTACAACGTCAACTTGCCGATGCCGCACGGTTCGAGCGAGGCGGTGTTCTTCGACAACGTGGACGCGGCGCTGCGCGTGCTCAGGCGCTTCCAGCCCGACGCGCTCGTGCTCGCGCTCGGCTTCGACATCTACAAGGACGATCCGCAGTCGAAGGTGGCCGTGAGCACCGAAGGCTTCGGGCGGCTGGGCGAAAAGATCGGCGCGCTCGATCTGCCTTCGGTGATCGTGCAGGAAGGCGGTTACCACCTGGACAGTCTCGAAGCGAACGCGCGCGCGTTCTTCAGTGGTTTTGCACGCCCTCGCTCGCAGGCGCGCTGA